A genomic stretch from Chitinophaga agri includes:
- a CDS encoding S41 family peptidase, giving the protein MKALAYLLLLVTAPAMAQDLGNSEKTRVIDAISQQLKTLYVYPEVAEKMSKQLHTNAEKGQYAQIKDPNAFAERLTTDLLAVSHDKHLSVNYDPRPVEPHPVMAFDQELARSRNFGFKELKILDGNIGYLNLSYFEDPAKAGGMAATAMNFLSNADAIIIDLRNNGGGSTDMVQLLASYFFEGEPKPLTDIYWRPTNSLVQYRTLPYVPGKRMPAVDVYLLTSQRTFSAAEDFSYSLQNLKRVTIIGETTGGGAHPIDQAVVSDHFIVTIPEGRSISTITKTDWEGTGVTPDIAVAAKDALLTAQVKALSKAPEGDYQAKWALMGIKAKLSPVTPSADNLKEYTGSYGERMISVEDGQLYYAKAGGPKSRLIPMDKDLFAMEDKEYLRIRFDRKNGVVTGFTRLFEDGTAEVSLK; this is encoded by the coding sequence ATGAAGGCATTAGCATACCTCTTATTATTAGTAACCGCACCCGCAATGGCACAGGATCTTGGTAACAGTGAAAAAACCAGGGTTATTGATGCTATCTCTCAGCAATTAAAGACCTTGTATGTGTACCCGGAGGTCGCAGAAAAAATGTCTAAACAACTGCATACAAATGCAGAGAAGGGACAATACGCTCAAATTAAAGACCCTAATGCGTTTGCAGAACGGCTGACTACGGACTTGCTGGCGGTGAGTCACGATAAACACCTGAGTGTCAATTATGATCCCCGTCCGGTGGAGCCACATCCGGTGATGGCATTTGACCAGGAGCTGGCAAGGTCCAGGAATTTTGGATTTAAGGAGCTGAAGATCCTTGACGGGAATATCGGGTACCTCAATCTCAGTTACTTTGAAGATCCTGCTAAGGCCGGGGGAATGGCTGCCACAGCCATGAACTTCCTCAGCAATGCAGATGCGATCATCATCGATCTCCGCAACAATGGGGGTGGTTCTACTGATATGGTACAACTGCTGGCGAGTTACTTCTTTGAAGGCGAACCGAAGCCGCTGACCGATATTTACTGGCGCCCGACCAATAGCCTGGTACAATATAGAACACTTCCCTATGTGCCGGGAAAACGTATGCCTGCTGTGGACGTCTATCTGCTGACCAGCCAGCGTACCTTTTCTGCTGCGGAAGACTTCAGTTACAGTCTGCAGAACCTGAAACGCGTGACTATCATTGGTGAGACGACCGGAGGCGGCGCCCATCCGATAGATCAGGCAGTTGTCAGTGATCATTTTATCGTGACCATTCCGGAAGGCAGGTCTATCAGCACCATTACGAAAACCGACTGGGAAGGTACCGGTGTTACACCTGATATTGCTGTGGCGGCAAAGGATGCATTGCTGACAGCGCAGGTGAAAGCGCTCAGCAAGGCACCGGAAGGCGACTATCAGGCGAAATGGGCGCTGATGGGAATAAAAGCGAAACTTAGTCCTGTCACACCGTCTGCCGACAACCTGAAGGAGTATACCGGCAGTTATGGAGAAAGAATGATCTCCGTCGAAGATGGCCAGCTGTATTATGCTAAAGCCGGTGGTCCGAAAAGCCGTTTAATTCCGATGGACAAAGACTTGTTTGCCATGGAGGATAAAGAATACCTGAGGATCAGGTTTGACCGCAAAAACGGGGTGGTGACAGGTTTTACCAGGCTGTTTGAGGACGGGACGGCAGAGGTAAGTTTGAAATAA
- a CDS encoding 2OG-Fe(II) oxygenase produces MEKIVYTRDIFTIDNFLTRDECATLIRKSEEMGYEEATVDVGGGQQRMIKGVRNNERVLYKDEVYAAFIWERLKGLVPEGKSGESACGLNELFRFYKYSPGQRFKMHKDGSFNRNPYEASQYTFLIYLNNEYTGGETIFASGETIRPQTGSALIFHHPLRHEGALLTAGVKYVLRTDIMYSIPG; encoded by the coding sequence ATGGAAAAGATTGTTTATACCCGGGACATATTTACGATTGACAACTTTCTTACCCGGGATGAATGTGCCACCCTGATCCGGAAAAGCGAAGAGATGGGCTATGAGGAGGCCACTGTTGATGTCGGTGGTGGGCAGCAGCGTATGATCAAAGGCGTAAGGAATAATGAAAGAGTACTTTATAAAGATGAAGTATATGCAGCCTTTATATGGGAGCGCCTGAAGGGATTAGTGCCGGAAGGTAAGTCAGGAGAAAGTGCCTGCGGACTGAATGAATTATTTCGCTTTTATAAATACAGTCCCGGACAACGCTTTAAAATGCACAAAGATGGTTCGTTTAATAGAAACCCCTATGAAGCCAGTCAGTATACTTTTCTGATCTATCTGAATAATGAGTATACAGGTGGAGAAACTATCTTTGCTTCCGGTGAAACGATTCGGCCGCAAACAGGATCTGCGCTGATCTTTCATCATCCGTTGAGGCATGAAGGTGCATTACTGACCGCTGGTGTGAAGTATGTACTGCGTACGGATATTATGTACAGTATCCCGGGCTGA
- a CDS encoding glutaminase family protein — MIKVNRLKGLSVLACFFYTCQIQAQDRIAPAYPLITHNPNFSIWSNTDELSNSTTMHWTGADHSLLGMVSVDGKVYRFLGKEETRYKTILSAADEAPYEVSYTETQPDGNWSSQDYKPTSWKSGQAPFGDDDKTVKTLWKSDNLWIRRTFTVKNTSNINDLLLKLNHDDNVEVFLNGNKIYETTGWTNKFTYIPVDKKMLKSGQNTIAIHLANTAGGRYLDFGLADKQKEADEGLVAKQTKSAITATQTSYEFTAGNIDLQLTFTSPLLLNDLKLLSRPVSYITYAVKANDAKQHAVKVFLGASSDIAVYQPSQPVVAQRYDTGKISVLKVGTKEQPILQKGADDMRIDWGYFYVATQKNTGAVQYITTGADAVAAFKKGMTVSSASEGRSLSLNTVIPFGTVGSNKVERFIELGYDEVYAVQYFNNNLRPWWNAAGSETMNGQLVSANNEYSTVMQRCNDLDKEVYATALKAGGEEYAHICVLAYRQSIAAHTLVKSPAGETLWLSKENNSGGFINTVDVTYPSAPLYLIYNPELMQGMLTGIFHFSESGKYPHPWAAHDLGTYPKANGQTYGEPMPVEESGNMIILCAAITRAQGNTDYAKKHWQTLTTWVDYLTREGLDPKTQLCTDDFAGHLARNANLSVKAIVAIGCYAQMAEQLGEHETARKYRAIAESMVPKWMEMADAGDHYALTFDNKDTWSQKYNLIWDKVLHLNLFPQKVYDTETKYYLTKGNKFGIPLDSRKSYTKNDWIVWTATFAPEKEQFEALIRPLYIHALETPSRVPLNDFYDSETGIRENFKARSVVGGFYMKVLADKLRTN, encoded by the coding sequence ATGATTAAAGTCAACAGATTAAAAGGTCTCAGCGTACTTGCATGCTTTTTTTACACTTGCCAGATACAGGCGCAGGACAGAATAGCGCCTGCATATCCACTTATTACCCACAATCCTAATTTTAGCATCTGGTCAAACACAGACGAGTTAAGTAATTCGACAACGATGCACTGGACAGGAGCAGATCATTCATTACTGGGGATGGTCAGCGTGGATGGGAAGGTATATCGTTTCCTGGGTAAAGAGGAAACAAGATATAAGACGATATTGTCAGCGGCCGATGAGGCACCATACGAGGTAAGTTATACAGAAACGCAACCCGATGGTAACTGGTCCTCACAGGATTACAAACCAACCAGCTGGAAGTCTGGTCAGGCGCCATTCGGTGATGATGATAAAACTGTAAAAACATTATGGAAATCTGACAATCTATGGATCAGGAGAACATTTACAGTGAAGAATACATCCAACATCAATGATCTGTTATTGAAGCTGAATCATGATGACAATGTGGAAGTATTTCTAAATGGCAATAAGATCTATGAGACGACTGGGTGGACGAATAAATTCACATACATCCCGGTCGATAAGAAAATGCTGAAATCTGGTCAGAATACCATTGCCATTCATCTGGCCAATACTGCTGGTGGCAGGTACCTCGATTTTGGTCTGGCAGATAAGCAAAAGGAAGCTGACGAAGGGCTGGTGGCGAAACAAACAAAATCAGCCATCACAGCCACACAAACCAGCTATGAGTTTACCGCAGGCAATATTGATCTGCAACTTACCTTCACCTCACCTCTTTTGCTAAATGATCTGAAGCTGTTATCCCGTCCGGTATCATACATCACATATGCCGTAAAAGCAAATGATGCGAAACAGCATGCTGTGAAAGTCTTTTTAGGTGCATCATCTGATATCGCAGTTTATCAGCCATCTCAGCCTGTTGTTGCCCAACGTTATGATACAGGTAAGATATCTGTGTTAAAGGTGGGTACCAAAGAACAGCCTATATTACAGAAGGGCGCTGACGATATGCGCATCGACTGGGGCTATTTTTATGTAGCTACACAAAAGAACACTGGCGCTGTTCAATACATTACCACTGGCGCTGATGCAGTAGCTGCCTTTAAAAAAGGAATGACCGTATCCTCCGCATCAGAAGGAAGATCATTGTCGCTGAATACAGTTATTCCATTTGGTACTGTTGGCAGTAATAAGGTAGAACGCTTTATAGAACTAGGGTATGACGAAGTGTATGCTGTTCAGTACTTCAATAATAATTTAAGACCGTGGTGGAATGCTGCAGGTAGTGAAACAATGAATGGACAACTGGTCAGCGCTAACAATGAATATAGCACCGTCATGCAAAGATGTAACGATCTGGATAAAGAAGTATATGCCACTGCATTGAAAGCAGGAGGGGAGGAATACGCGCATATATGCGTATTGGCTTACCGGCAGAGCATCGCGGCACACACGTTGGTTAAAAGTCCTGCCGGTGAAACCTTATGGTTATCAAAAGAGAATAACAGCGGTGGTTTCATTAATACCGTTGACGTAACTTATCCTTCTGCACCACTTTATCTTATCTATAATCCTGAGCTGATGCAGGGCATGCTGACCGGCATATTTCATTTTAGTGAATCCGGTAAATATCCTCATCCATGGGCGGCACATGATCTGGGAACATATCCTAAAGCTAACGGTCAGACTTATGGCGAGCCGATGCCGGTAGAGGAATCAGGCAATATGATCATTTTATGTGCGGCTATCACCAGGGCGCAGGGCAATACAGATTACGCAAAAAAGCATTGGCAAACACTGACAACCTGGGTAGATTACCTAACCAGGGAAGGTCTGGATCCCAAGACACAATTATGTACAGATGATTTTGCCGGACACCTGGCCCGTAATGCCAATTTATCGGTTAAAGCGATTGTAGCGATTGGATGTTATGCGCAGATGGCAGAACAACTAGGTGAGCACGAGACAGCCAGGAAATACCGTGCTATTGCGGAAAGTATGGTGCCCAAATGGATGGAAATGGCAGATGCCGGAGATCATTATGCGCTTACATTTGACAATAAAGACACCTGGAGCCAGAAGTATAATTTGATATGGGATAAGGTTTTACACCTTAATCTGTTCCCTCAGAAGGTATATGACACGGAAACAAAATACTATCTCACAAAAGGTAACAAATTTGGTATACCACTGGATAGCCGTAAATCCTATACCAAGAACGACTGGATTGTCTGGACAGCCACGTTTGCACCGGAGAAAGAACAGTTTGAAGCATTGATCAGGCCTCTTTATATACACGCTTTAGAGACGCCTTCCCGTGTGCCGCTGAATGATTTTTACGATTCCGAAACCGGCATCCGTGAGAACTTTAAAGCCAGAAGTGTTGTCGGTGGATTCTATATGAAAGTGCTGGCTGACAAATTGCGCACTAATTAA
- a CDS encoding ATP-grasp domain-containing protein, protein MRQLPILLIPEKRAFQYEMLDKFWRWQGGQVRVLDNYQVKDDALSGQEIAIYGHREFATTVAKMYGVRLLSVDGRALSRFQPEYLERNVTHATIGTVTREQFPAFIKPVVHRVFPSGIYKSIQHFKETVDGIRRREEIIVSQVIPHKITAKARGFILNGRIMAASVYEGRTLQSSTESFIELAAEAHRAILPATCVIDVADTYELGWMVLGIKNTWETDLKGCSARGAIDCIVAATLNK, encoded by the coding sequence ATGAGACAATTACCTATCCTTTTGATACCCGAAAAAAGAGCTTTTCAGTACGAGATGCTTGATAAGTTCTGGCGCTGGCAGGGAGGTCAGGTCAGGGTACTGGACAACTACCAGGTGAAAGATGATGCTCTTTCCGGACAGGAGATCGCTATATACGGACATCGCGAGTTTGCCACAACTGTGGCAAAGATGTACGGGGTCCGCCTGTTGTCGGTCGACGGCAGAGCGCTCTCCAGGTTTCAACCCGAATATCTGGAGAGAAATGTGACGCATGCCACTATTGGAACCGTAACGCGTGAACAGTTTCCTGCATTTATAAAGCCGGTAGTTCACCGGGTGTTTCCTTCAGGTATTTATAAAAGTATACAGCACTTTAAAGAAACGGTCGATGGTATCCGGCGCAGGGAAGAGATCATCGTATCACAGGTGATACCGCATAAAATTACGGCAAAGGCCAGGGGGTTCATTTTAAATGGTAGAATAATGGCGGCATCCGTTTATGAGGGGCGTACATTGCAGTCATCCACAGAGAGTTTTATCGAGTTAGCGGCGGAGGCGCACCGTGCCATTCTGCCGGCTACGTGTGTGATAGATGTTGCGGATACATATGAGCTGGGCTGGATGGTGTTAGGCATTAAAAATACCTGGGAGACGGACCTGAAAGGGTGTTCCGCCCGTGGAGCGATTGATTGTATTGTCGCGGCCACACTGAATAAATGA
- a CDS encoding NAD(P)-dependent alcohol dehydrogenase: MKTIVYQKFGNTEVMQPVEEPTPVIKANEVLVKVKAVSINPMDWKIRKGEMKLMSGSAFPKHTGVDFAGIIEETGSAVTHFKKGDEVFGVVKNNMKDGALSEYVAIPSSNIWKKPAMLSYAQAASVPIAGAAAVAALEKTGKIAPGTDILVNGATGGFGMFLLQLLKDKGANITAVSNTKGTAVAKRWGASTVIDFTRENVLTQQKRYDIVIDLSGKMGYANAKQIMKPVSLFLNPTPRPIEIPTSLFKNLFTAKKHIVILSQPSSKNMTMLLNAIHEGLQIEVSRIFPFDQSVEAYQYAEAGGIIGKVAIEIN, from the coding sequence ATGAAAACGATAGTATATCAAAAATTTGGCAACACAGAGGTTATGCAACCAGTGGAAGAACCCACACCTGTTATTAAGGCAAATGAGGTATTGGTTAAAGTCAAAGCTGTTTCCATCAATCCTATGGATTGGAAGATCAGGAAGGGTGAAATGAAACTGATGTCCGGTTCAGCATTCCCAAAACATACCGGTGTTGACTTTGCCGGCATTATTGAAGAAACCGGTTCTGCTGTAACGCACTTTAAAAAAGGAGACGAAGTATTTGGCGTTGTAAAGAACAATATGAAAGACGGCGCGTTATCCGAATATGTAGCTATCCCTTCCAGTAACATATGGAAGAAACCGGCTATGCTCAGCTATGCGCAGGCTGCTTCAGTCCCAATTGCTGGAGCTGCTGCTGTAGCAGCCCTGGAAAAAACAGGCAAAATAGCACCTGGTACCGACATACTGGTGAATGGTGCAACAGGTGGATTTGGTATGTTCCTGTTGCAATTATTAAAGGATAAAGGAGCAAACATCACAGCTGTATCCAATACGAAAGGTACAGCTGTAGCGAAAAGATGGGGTGCCAGTACAGTGATAGATTTCACCAGGGAAAATGTGCTTACGCAGCAGAAAAGGTACGACATCGTAATTGATCTTTCCGGTAAAATGGGATATGCAAATGCGAAACAGATCATGAAGCCTGTTTCACTATTCCTGAATCCTACACCGCGGCCAATCGAAATTCCCACGTCCCTTTTTAAAAATCTATTCACTGCCAAAAAGCATATTGTTATCCTCTCACAGCCATCTTCCAAAAACATGACCATGTTGTTGAATGCCATCCATGAGGGGCTGCAAATTGAAGTCAGCCGTATATTTCCCTTTGACCAGTCTGTCGAAGCATATCAATACGCAGAAGCCGGTGGCATCATAGGCAAAGTGGCCATTGAAATCAACTAA
- a CDS encoding helix-turn-helix domain-containing protein: MKTINNPFILALKAHNLTVEIHHHAAYQVVLSNDIPFTSTINGKLYEGIHGFLIKPQIAHFCTAEKGSLNVLNIEPYSTIGLELLKRLAPGENHLIFHSPMEINTFFQTGEETFDIYSIIDALLSGLPVVHYDERVTKIVDYIKVNYFRQDITPQTFADIVFLSPSRLAALFKAQTGSSLSKYLLWTRLRQVIYYILSDKNRSLTDTAYDTGFYDLPQLNKYMYEMFGMPPKALKLNSDLIQVY; encoded by the coding sequence ATGAAAACGATCAACAATCCTTTTATTCTGGCACTAAAAGCCCATAATCTCACCGTAGAGATACATCATCACGCTGCCTACCAGGTCGTCCTTTCCAACGATATACCTTTTACTTCCACTATTAATGGGAAACTGTATGAAGGCATTCACGGCTTTCTGATTAAGCCACAGATTGCTCATTTCTGTACAGCAGAAAAAGGGAGTTTAAACGTTCTGAACATCGAACCCTATTCCACCATCGGTCTGGAGCTGTTAAAAAGGCTGGCGCCGGGTGAAAACCATCTCATTTTTCATTCGCCTATGGAAATCAATACGTTCTTTCAGACAGGTGAAGAGACCTTCGACATCTATAGTATCATTGACGCATTACTCTCAGGGTTGCCCGTGGTTCATTACGACGAGCGTGTAACTAAGATAGTAGACTATATCAAGGTTAATTACTTCCGACAAGACATTACCCCACAGACATTTGCCGACATTGTATTCCTCTCTCCTTCCCGTTTGGCGGCCCTGTTTAAAGCCCAAACCGGCAGCAGTTTGTCCAAATACCTGCTGTGGACGAGGCTCCGCCAGGTCATTTACTATATACTTTCGGATAAGAACAGAAGTCTGACCGACACTGCATATGACACAGGGTTTTATGACCTTCCCCAACTGAATAAATATATGTATGAGATGTTTGGTATGCCCCCTAAGGCATTAAAGCTTAACAGCGATCTTATACAGGTATACTGA
- a CDS encoding M13 family metallopeptidase: MRNWLLLSLFFGAFAACQPGTKEKSFIAIEGLDSTIQPGDNFYNYVNLKWYDTAQIPPSQSGVGAYRFMNYQQRLKLLGILDSVSKSNNTPGSLEQKIGDFFAAGMDTNMIDQRGFDPLKGGLDRIKAISSIADMMTFVSEEVKLSNVSLIDFQVLPDQENSSMNMGHIYQTGIGMPDRDYYFKTDAATVAIQQAYKKYLTDLFTLTGSDTASAQKNAVLVYSIQQQLATAHKTNIDLRDVKGNFHKVALADLNKQQPNIGWTAFFERLGANMDSLDVAQTGYYDKLNSLLKSIPVEDWKIYLSANYISNYADHLSKPFVKASFEYNKALTGQAVQKTRGETMSGVVDNYLGQALGQLYTKLYFPESAKKRMLELVNNLQKAFSNRVDQLDWMSDSTKQKAKEKLFAITKKIGYPDKWREYNGVTVVKNKYFENVVSAAANNFQYNLAKLGKPVDKTEWFTTPSTVTAYNNPYANEIVFPAGILQPPYFDNNADDALNYGGIGMVIGHEMTHTFDDQGAQFDKDGNVKSWWTPQDYEKFKAKTQQVIDLYSQFVVLDSIHIKGGLTVGENTADISGVAVAYDAFKMTKQGQDTTKIGGFTPDQRFFFSIARIWRVKMKDEYLRYWVNNDPHSPPMWRVNGPLMNIGAFYAAFNVQPGAKMYLDKDKRIRIW, from the coding sequence ATGAGAAACTGGCTATTGCTATCCCTTTTCTTCGGCGCATTTGCTGCCTGCCAGCCGGGCACAAAAGAAAAATCCTTTATCGCTATTGAAGGACTGGATTCAACCATCCAACCGGGCGATAACTTTTACAATTATGTCAATTTAAAATGGTATGATACGGCGCAAATCCCGCCAAGTCAATCGGGCGTAGGCGCATACCGGTTTATGAATTATCAGCAACGGCTGAAACTACTGGGCATCCTTGACAGTGTATCGAAAAGCAACAATACACCCGGCAGTCTGGAACAAAAGATCGGCGACTTCTTTGCAGCCGGTATGGATACCAACATGATCGATCAACGTGGCTTCGATCCACTTAAAGGTGGCCTCGACCGGATCAAGGCCATCAGCAGTATTGCAGATATGATGACGTTCGTGTCCGAAGAAGTCAAATTGTCAAATGTATCACTTATTGACTTCCAGGTATTGCCTGACCAGGAGAACAGTAGTATGAATATGGGACATATTTACCAGACTGGTATTGGTATGCCGGACAGAGATTATTACTTTAAAACAGACGCGGCCACCGTTGCTATACAACAGGCATATAAAAAATACCTCACAGACCTGTTTACACTAACGGGAAGCGATACTGCGTCCGCACAAAAAAACGCAGTACTGGTATACAGTATTCAGCAGCAACTGGCTACTGCACATAAGACCAATATTGATCTACGTGATGTAAAAGGTAATTTCCATAAAGTAGCACTGGCTGATTTAAATAAACAACAACCTAATATCGGCTGGACAGCATTCTTTGAGCGGCTGGGCGCTAATATGGATTCACTGGATGTAGCGCAGACCGGCTATTATGATAAACTGAACTCACTGCTCAAATCCATTCCGGTTGAAGACTGGAAAATATACCTCAGCGCGAACTACATCAGTAATTATGCAGATCACCTCAGCAAGCCATTCGTAAAGGCATCCTTTGAATATAATAAGGCACTGACGGGTCAGGCTGTTCAAAAAACACGTGGTGAGACTATGTCAGGTGTAGTAGACAACTATCTTGGTCAGGCATTAGGACAACTATATACGAAGTTATACTTCCCTGAATCCGCTAAAAAACGCATGCTGGAGCTGGTAAATAACCTGCAGAAAGCATTCTCCAACAGGGTAGACCAGCTGGACTGGATGAGTGACAGCACAAAGCAAAAAGCAAAAGAGAAGCTGTTTGCTATCACAAAAAAGATCGGATACCCTGATAAATGGCGTGAATACAACGGTGTAACTGTTGTTAAGAATAAATACTTTGAAAATGTAGTGTCCGCAGCCGCAAATAACTTCCAGTACAATCTGGCCAAACTGGGAAAACCAGTAGATAAGACGGAGTGGTTCACCACCCCCTCCACAGTTACTGCCTATAACAATCCCTACGCGAACGAAATCGTCTTTCCTGCCGGAATATTACAGCCGCCTTACTTTGACAATAATGCGGATGACGCACTTAACTATGGTGGCATTGGTATGGTGATCGGGCATGAAATGACGCATACTTTCGACGATCAGGGGGCTCAGTTTGATAAAGATGGCAATGTGAAAAGCTGGTGGACCCCTCAGGACTATGAGAAATTTAAGGCTAAAACACAACAGGTTATTGACCTGTATAGTCAGTTCGTCGTACTGGATAGCATTCATATCAAAGGAGGCCTTACAGTAGGAGAAAACACGGCAGATATCAGTGGAGTTGCCGTGGCATACGATGCGTTTAAAATGACCAAACAAGGTCAGGATACAACGAAGATCGGCGGCTTCACACCTGATCAGCGGTTTTTCTTCTCTATAGCCAGGATCTGGCGGGTAAAAATGAAAGACGAATACCTCCGCTATTGGGTCAATAACGATCCTCACTCTCCGCCGATGTGGCGCGTAAATGGCCCGCTGATGAATATAGGAGCATTTTACGCCGCTTTCAATGTACAACCCGGAGCAAAAATGTACCTGGACAAAGATAAGCGGATCAGGATCTGGTAA
- a CDS encoding helix-turn-helix domain-containing protein, whose protein sequence is MGIIKTSPLFLAKYVQCFYSVIANECDNTIHRRLPDGTLDLVFNLGKGVSLSRDEVQFHHMPAVSLTGLYPDRSFICYADKVHLVGIVFQPGTAHLFIKDSLEHIKASTVDAADIFGKDIYLLLEQLTGLSSEADKHYFLEKLLMKYVAQRSHEYHLDNILHAVKDIHMAEGNLDISVLHHTHLMSERNFRRKFVDFVGMSPKQYAGIIRIKAFSKRYKSSHLNYNNILYDLGYNDQAHFNKDFMKIVGSSPGLYFNEMNPLAENFLHLI, encoded by the coding sequence ATGGGTATCATTAAGACCAGCCCCCTATTCCTGGCAAAATATGTACAGTGCTTCTATTCCGTAATTGCCAATGAATGTGACAATACCATTCACCGCCGCCTTCCCGATGGTACGCTGGACCTGGTTTTTAATTTAGGTAAAGGGGTAAGTCTGTCCCGTGATGAAGTACAGTTCCATCATATGCCAGCTGTGTCTTTAACAGGGCTTTATCCGGACCGAAGCTTCATTTGTTATGCCGACAAGGTGCATCTCGTAGGCATCGTTTTCCAACCCGGCACAGCGCATCTGTTTATAAAGGATAGCCTGGAGCATATCAAAGCGTCTACGGTTGATGCCGCTGATATATTCGGGAAAGATATCTACCTGTTACTTGAACAGCTGACCGGATTGTCGTCTGAGGCCGACAAACATTACTTCCTGGAAAAGCTGCTCATGAAATATGTAGCACAACGTAGCCACGAATATCACCTGGATAATATACTACATGCCGTAAAAGACATTCATATGGCGGAAGGGAACCTTGACATCAGTGTATTACATCATACACACCTGATGAGTGAGCGGAATTTCAGAAGAAAGTTTGTTGATTTTGTAGGCATGAGTCCCAAACAATATGCAGGCATTATCAGGATCAAGGCCTTTAGTAAACGCTATAAATCTTCTCACCTGAATTATAATAATATCCTGTACGACCTGGGATACAATGACCAGGCTCATTTTAATAAGGACTTCATGAAGATCGTAGGGTCCTCTCCCGGTCTTTATTTTAATGAGATGAATCCTCTGGCAGAGAATTTCCTGCATCTCATCTGA
- a CDS encoding cupin domain-containing protein: MTNNIRHIRNNEGTHLSIAGATYRIVIPGSQTNNEFAMIDMLIPPGGGPGPHAHASFQESFYVVDGEIEFKMEGGKTIARKGDVITIPKGGAIHGFKNISTHMAQLFCTVVPAGLDAFFEEIGTPVRAGEFLPAPPLDESTINRLMTTARKYGQEIYPPDYLDK, translated from the coding sequence ATGACAAACAACATAAGACATATCCGTAACAATGAAGGTACCCATCTGTCCATAGCTGGTGCTACCTATCGCATCGTGATCCCTGGTAGCCAGACAAACAACGAATTTGCCATGATTGACATGCTGATACCTCCCGGTGGCGGTCCTGGTCCCCATGCACATGCATCTTTCCAGGAGTCGTTTTATGTAGTGGATGGGGAAATTGAATTTAAAATGGAGGGAGGAAAAACTATTGCCCGCAAGGGAGATGTAATTACCATACCAAAGGGAGGGGCCATTCATGGCTTTAAAAATATCAGTACCCATATGGCGCAACTGTTCTGTACCGTTGTACCGGCAGGTTTAGATGCTTTTTTTGAGGAAATAGGTACGCCTGTCAGGGCCGGCGAATTTCTGCCGGCACCGCCACTGGATGAAAGCACAATCAACAGACTGATGACTACAGCCAGAAAATATGGACAGGAAATTTATCCTCCTGATTATCTGGACAAATAG